Proteins found in one Aestuariirhabdus haliotis genomic segment:
- the nrdD gene encoding anaerobic ribonucleoside-triphosphate reductase, translated as MSNEVRVKLEENERQRCEVWTRVMGYHRPVSAFNPGKQSEHAERTPFVERQQ; from the coding sequence ATGAGTAATGAAGTCAGGGTGAAGCTGGAAGAGAACGAACGTCAACGCTGCGAAGTCTGGACTCGGGTTATGGGTTATCACCGTCCGGTGTCTGCGTTTAATCCTGGTAAACAATCTGAGCACGCTGAGCGTACTCCCTTTGTAGAACGCCAACAGTGA